The genomic interval TCAACAGCGTGCCGAAGAGCGGAACCAATTTAATGATACAGTTGGTTTTGGGAATCCCGGGGCTTCGGACCGCGAAGTTTGTAAACACTCAAAACATACATGAATTGCACTCGATGTTACCGAACGAATTACCTGCCGGCCATGTCATGTACAGTGAGAACATCCATCTGTTTCTTCAGAAATTGGGAATCAGACAGATTTTCGTTTACAGGGATTTCAGAGACATCGTGGTTTCCTGGGCCCATTTCATTATTAACAAGCATCATGCACATCCGTTATATCATTTTTATGATCGATATCTGAACCGTCGGTTTGAGGACCTGGTCACACATGTGATTGAAGGCGTACAACATCCCCAATGTCGTTATCCCGGCGTTTACGAGGAGTTCCGGCCTATTTTCCCCTGGCGGGAGGTTCCCGGCATCCTTGCCCTCCGTTATGAAGATCTGGTTCGGGATCAAGAATCCCGGTTACATTCCTGCAGAAAAATTCTTGATTATTTATATGGCAATTCTATAAATGAAAATATAAAAAACCACGTTATCCATTTGATGATGCAAAATGTAAAATCAGAAGAATCTTGGTCATACCGGAGAGGGGCGATCGGTGACTGGAAAACGGAATTGAATGACCGGCAAAAGGCGGTTTTGAAAAAACAAGTGGGGCCCTTGTTGGTGAGGTGGGGATATGAGAAAGACGAAAACTGGTAGGTTTATTGGGAGAGTCGAGTCCTACTGTGTTATAAATGGGTTGGCTCGATAGTGGAATGATCCGTTCCCCAACCGTTACAAAATAAATATTTTGTAACGGTGAGTGAAGGTTATATTCGAGATAGGCAAATCTCCTCTTACCTACGTAGAAAATAAAAAGTGACCCGAGTGTCAGCCTCAGGTCACTTCAAACTATTATCTCTCTCTTCTTTTTACAGCTTCCCAAAACACCTTGCTCCCAATTACACACTAGTTAGAGGGATTTGGTCATTCGTCCAGCACCAAGTATAGGGTACCCATGTTATTGCACATACCCGTTTCGTAAATAGGTTGTGCTGAAATTCCCCAAACCGTCAAAATACACATCCGTCAGATGGGCGGGATCGGTTGCCATTTCTCCCGCATAGACGGGGCCGTCGTCGTGGTCATCCCAAGCCCAGGCAGTGTTTGCAGCATTATCCTTTCCATTGTCGCCGAGGAATGTACCCCAGGAAGCGAACGTCTGAGGATCGTATCGGTGGCTCCACAATCCGTTGGCTTCAAATGTATCCACCAACCGATACTTTACGCTGCGGTCATTGCCGGAGGAAGGTACTTCTCCCGTGAACCGGTCGGGGTAATAGACCACCCCGTCTCCACCGGGAAACTCAGATCCGTCCCACGCCTTCACTCCATGCCCTTTGGCTTCTTGGAACGTGGCAGGTCTTGGGTAGTCAGTGGTGATCATCCTGACTGTGCCATCAATATTTTCTTGTCCGTTTGTCAAGGGGCTTCCAGCCGGGATGTAGGAGTAGAAGTCCAGGTGTGCCACAGTCACCATACCTTCCAGTTTTCCATATGTACTGCCATCCTTCCGTACGATGACCAATACACCTTCCATGTCGTTTTCGTGGCTGTCC from Polycladomyces zharkentensis carries:
- a CDS encoding sulfotransferase domain-containing protein, with the translated sequence MVNSVPKSGTNLMIQLVLGIPGLRTAKFVNTQNIHELHSMLPNELPAGHVMYSENIHLFLQKLGIRQIFVYRDFRDIVVSWAHFIINKHHAHPLYHFYDRYLNRRFEDLVTHVIEGVQHPQCRYPGVYEEFRPIFPWREVPGILALRYEDLVRDQESRLHSCRKILDYLYGNSINENIKNHVIHLMMQNVKSEESWSYRRGAIGDWKTELNDRQKAVLKKQVGPLLVRWGYEKDENW
- a CDS encoding NPP1 family protein, giving the protein MKRVRMVLCVLLFSAILSFAPSPSTVKAASDLDLAYRWAPVHFQDTDDSDADADYLTAVDYDGDWNTQNNWENQDDDSTRLTGTVYYSVTETVTHWYLVYSFYHPRDWVDYPDLGLDSHENDMEGVLVIVRKDGSTYGKLEGMVTVAHLDFYSYIPAGSPLTNGQENIDGTVRMITTDYPRPATFQEAKGHGVKAWDGSEFPGGDGVVYYPDRFTGEVPSSGNDRSVKYRLVDTFEANGLWSHRYDPQTFASWGTFLGDNGKDNAANTAWAWDDHDDGPVYAGEMATDPAHLTDVYFDGLGNFSTTYLRNGYVQ